A stretch of Campylobacter volucris DNA encodes these proteins:
- a CDS encoding MlaA family lipoprotein has protein sequence MLKYLISLLLFFNTMLFAQSFEEFDQEYQKQEIQDDFYTYNKMMSQFNYNLYHYLLRPVTLSYKTVMPQVARTGIKNVFETTRSPLKIANHLLTLEFKKAGEEFGRFCINVLFGFGLLDSASKTSLKSYDADFGTTLGKWGVKSGPHLVLPILGPSNVRDALSLPLDWFLIPEAYIGNFWLGIGVNAALKVNELSFLHEQIDDVYQNSVDYYIFFRDAYEQRRQELIK, from the coding sequence TTGTTAAAATATCTTATTAGTTTGCTTTTGTTTTTTAACACAATGCTTTTTGCACAAAGCTTTGAAGAATTTGATCAAGAATACCAAAAACAAGAAATTCAAGATGACTTTTATACTTATAATAAAATGATGTCTCAATTTAATTATAATTTGTATCATTATTTATTAAGACCTGTAACACTTTCATATAAAACCGTTATGCCACAAGTAGCAAGAACAGGGATAAAAAATGTATTTGAAACCACAAGATCGCCTTTAAAAATTGCAAATCATCTTTTGACTTTGGAATTTAAAAAAGCAGGAGAGGAATTTGGAAGATTTTGTATTAATGTGCTTTTTGGTTTTGGTTTGCTAGATAGTGCTAGCAAGACTTCTTTAAAAAGCTATGATGCTGATTTTGGAACTACGCTAGGCAAGTGGGGTGTAAAAAGTGGCCCACATCTTGTTTTACCAATCTTAGGCCCATCTAATGTTAGAGATGCTTTGAGTTTGCCACTAGATTGGTTTTTAATCCCTGAAGCTTATATAGGAAATTTTTGGCTTGGTATAGGTGTAAATGCTGCTTTAAAAGTCAATGAGCTTAGTTTTTTACATGAACAAATTGATGATGTTTACCAAAATAGTGTAGATTATTATATTTTCTTTCGCGATGCGTATGAGCAAAGACGCCAAGAATTGATCAAATAG
- the modA gene encoding molybdate ABC transporter substrate-binding protein: protein MKKILLLLCICVFGYSANINIAAAANVAYAFKALESEFKKENPNTTINVTLGASGNLVAQIKNGAPFDIFMAANMKFAQNLYDENFAITKPVIYAQGALALLTLRTNVVDLSKGLDALKDDKVKLIAIANAKTAPYGQASIEALSKTQIYPNIKNKIIEAKSIGEALTQTLKATDAGFIAASALYEEGLKKYDLKEGINYILVDPSLYMPIDQGIIITKHAKDNKEAKKFYDFILSEKGKAIFKAYGYSVP, encoded by the coding sequence ATGAAAAAAATTTTACTTTTATTGTGCATATGTGTCTTTGGATATAGTGCTAATATCAATATAGCTGCTGCTGCAAATGTAGCTTATGCTTTTAAAGCTTTAGAGAGTGAGTTTAAAAAAGAAAATCCAAATACAACTATAAATGTTACCTTAGGAGCAAGTGGAAATCTTGTAGCACAAATTAAAAACGGAGCTCCTTTTGATATTTTTATGGCTGCAAATATGAAATTTGCACAAAATCTTTACGATGAAAATTTTGCCATTACAAAACCTGTGATTTATGCCCAAGGAGCTCTTGCTTTACTAACTTTAAGAACTAATGTAGTTGATTTAAGCAAAGGTTTAGATGCATTAAAAGATGATAAAGTCAAACTCATAGCCATTGCAAATGCAAAAACAGCTCCTTATGGCCAAGCTAGTATAGAAGCTTTAAGCAAAACTCAAATTTATCCAAACATCAAAAATAAAATCATAGAAGCAAAATCCATAGGTGAAGCATTAACACAAACTCTAAAAGCAACTGATGCGGGTTTTATAGCTGCTAGTGCATTATATGAAGAAGGGCTTAAAAAATATGATTTAAAAGAAGGGATTAATTATATTTTAGTTGATCCTTCACTTTATATGCCAATTGATCAAGGCATAATCATAACTAAACATGCAAAAGATAATAAAGAAGCTAAAAAATTTTATGATTTTATTTTAAGTGAAAAAGGCAAAGCTATATTTAAAGCTTATGGATATAGCGTTCCATGA
- a CDS encoding sulfate/molybdate ABC transporter ATP-binding protein codes for MLKVDICKIFKNKHNDFKLQAKFEIQQGEFLAIFGKSGSGKTTLLRVIAGFEKALGFCEFNNEIFFNQKQFLNIQKRNIGFLFQDYALFENMNVEQNLLFAKNDQKFANELLELLNLNSHRKNHILELSGGQKQRVALARALMRKPKLLLLDEPFSALDNEIKLNLHDYLLNIHKIYNITTILITHDVSEAYKLANKVIILDQGQIIKQGNPSEVFLKTQGSQKFAIKARILKLQPQDSIIVAILSIGSQITQIALSPLEAQNLKENDEVIISQKAFGLNLIKI; via the coding sequence ATGTTAAAAGTAGATATTTGTAAAATTTTTAAAAACAAACATAATGATTTTAAACTCCAAGCTAAATTTGAGATCCAACAAGGAGAGTTTTTAGCTATTTTTGGCAAAAGCGGGAGTGGAAAAACTACACTTTTAAGAGTCATAGCTGGATTTGAAAAGGCTTTGGGATTTTGTGAGTTTAATAATGAAATTTTTTTCAATCAAAAGCAATTTTTAAACATACAAAAAAGAAATATAGGCTTTTTGTTTCAAGATTATGCTTTGTTTGAAAATATGAATGTAGAACAAAACTTACTTTTTGCAAAAAATGATCAAAAATTTGCTAATGAGCTCTTAGAGCTTTTAAATTTAAACTCTCATAGAAAAAATCATATTTTAGAGCTAAGCGGTGGTCAAAAACAACGCGTAGCATTAGCAAGAGCTTTAATGAGAAAACCAAAACTTTTGCTTTTAGATGAACCTTTTAGCGCTTTAGATAATGAGATTAAGCTTAATTTGCATGATTATCTTTTAAATATCCATAAAATTTATAATATCACTACTATTTTAATTACTCACGATGTAAGCGAAGCATATAAACTAGCTAATAAAGTAATTATTTTAGATCAAGGTCAAATCATCAAACAAGGAAATCCAAGTGAAGTTTTTTTAAAAACCCAAGGTTCTCAAAAATTTGCAATCAAAGCAAGAATTTTAAAACTCCAACCGCAAGATAGCATTATAGTTGCCATACTTAGCATAGGAAGCCAAATCACACAAATTGCTCTTAGTCCATTAGAAGCTCAAAATTTAAAAGAAAATGATGAAGTGATTATAAGTCAAAAAGCTTTTGGGTTAAATTTAATCAAAATATAA
- a CDS encoding DMT family transporter: MLHWIILAFSIILEVIATSSMKYASISKNNYYLIIFGICFCLSLTGLFYTLKKIDLSIAYAIWAGCGVALISIVGFFIFKEIVTINKIIFITLIVIGVVGLKLSA; this comes from the coding sequence ATGTTACATTGGATAATTTTAGCATTTAGCATAATCTTAGAAGTTATTGCAACAAGCTCTATGAAATATGCAAGTATAAGTAAAAATAATTATTATTTGATTATTTTTGGGATATGTTTTTGCTTATCTTTAACAGGTTTGTTTTATACTCTTAAAAAAATTGATTTAAGTATAGCTTATGCAATTTGGGCTGGATGTGGCGTAGCTCTTATAAGCATAGTGGGATTTTTTATTTTTAAAGAAATCGTTACGATTAATAAAATTATTTTCATCACTTTAATTGTTATAGGAGTGGTAGGATTAAAACTTAGTGCTTAA
- a CDS encoding 4Fe-4S dicluster domain-containing protein, translating to MKDFVFLENEDLIPLSDCINIVDESFKEEVFIGNSLLLKPQIYAPEINFYLKNSKDNVLQKAKTIEALYKIRSKIYDMGLDLEYSKEVGKNVIIVSDDNEDSLIENLKENGYKVLKLSNDQCIAVLGSIGELCVIALKDKEQVEIECDFFLYKVKKDSFDKQSGCYDISNFNFKDILELLNSNFPKHKFKNYISYDDSICQYHHRRSVHCGKCDEVCPSVAILKDDETKQLEFSHVDCIDCGECVSICPSGALDYAPMPKNCFYEILKFYEDKIILVISENIKIENLDIKLNENIMPFIVKTSQFLDQRHFLAMLQTSGASMIVYDEKINNQEAMELVNEIFEKKFNQKGIFLAHSKKDLEQALNQVSFIPNLKFMIDNSSLLKREDFAVRLRELIKDENLGNIASKEWIRYGKISINTNTCTLCLACVGSCNVGALVADTKDNSLKFNASLCTTCGYCEASCAEKDTLVLQRSGIDLEKDYFSFMILAQDELFACIECGKEFATKKAIEKIASIMKPKFLGDDAKIKTLYCCSECKAKVMIENMNVL from the coding sequence ATGAAAGATTTTGTATTTTTAGAAAATGAAGATTTAATCCCTTTAAGTGATTGTATTAATATAGTTGATGAGTCTTTTAAAGAAGAAGTTTTTATAGGAAATTCTTTACTTTTAAAGCCACAAATTTACGCCCCAGAAATTAATTTTTATTTAAAAAATTCCAAAGATAATGTTTTGCAAAAGGCTAAAACCATAGAAGCTTTATATAAGATACGATCTAAAATTTATGATATGGGGCTTGATTTAGAATACTCTAAAGAAGTAGGTAAAAATGTCATTATTGTTAGTGATGATAATGAAGATAGCTTGATAGAAAATTTAAAAGAAAATGGATATAAAGTTTTAAAACTTTCTAATGATCAATGTATAGCAGTATTAGGCTCTATAGGTGAGCTTTGTGTGATAGCTTTAAAAGATAAAGAGCAAGTAGAAATAGAGTGTGATTTTTTCTTATACAAAGTCAAAAAAGATAGTTTTGACAAGCAAAGTGGATGTTATGACATTTCTAATTTTAATTTTAAAGATATTTTAGAGCTTTTAAATTCTAATTTTCCAAAGCATAAATTTAAAAATTATATCAGTTACGATGATAGTATTTGTCAATATCATCATAGAAGAAGTGTTCATTGTGGAAAATGCGATGAGGTGTGTCCAAGTGTTGCGATTTTAAAAGATGATGAAACAAAACAATTAGAATTTTCTCATGTTGATTGTATTGATTGTGGGGAGTGTGTAAGTATTTGCCCAAGCGGAGCACTTGATTATGCTCCTATGCCTAAAAATTGTTTTTATGAAATTTTAAAATTTTATGAAGATAAGATTATCTTGGTTATTTCAGAAAACATCAAAATAGAAAATTTAGACATAAAACTAAATGAAAATATCATGCCTTTTATAGTAAAAACTAGCCAATTTTTAGATCAAAGACATTTTTTAGCTATGCTTCAAACGAGTGGAGCTAGTATGATTGTTTATGATGAAAAAATCAATAATCAAGAAGCAATGGAACTTGTAAATGAAATTTTTGAGAAAAAATTTAATCAAAAAGGTATATTTTTGGCTCATTCTAAAAAAGATCTTGAACAAGCTTTAAATCAAGTTAGCTTCATACCTAATTTAAAATTTATGATTGATAATTCTTCTTTGTTAAAAAGAGAAGATTTTGCAGTGAGATTAAGAGAATTAATCAAAGATGAAAATTTAGGAAATATCGCAAGTAAAGAATGGATACGCTATGGAAAAATTTCTATCAATACAAATACTTGCACCTTGTGTTTAGCCTGTGTGGGTTCTTGTAATGTAGGAGCTTTGGTGGCTGATACTAAGGATAATTCTTTGAAATTTAATGCAAGCTTATGCACAACCTGTGGATATTGTGAAGCAAGTTGTGCTGAAAAAGACACCTTGGTGCTTCAAAGAAGTGGGATAGATTTGGAAAAAGATTATTTTTCTTTTATGATTTTAGCTCAAGATGAACTTTTTGCCTGTATAGAGTGCGGCAAGGAATTTGCCACTAAAAAAGCTATTGAAAAAATAGCTAGCATCATGAAGCCAAAATTTTTAGGTGATGATGCTAAGATTAAAACTTTATATTGTTGTAGTGAATGCAAAGCTAAAGTGATGATTGAAAATATGAATGTGCTTTAA
- the selA gene encoding L-seryl-tRNA(Sec) selenium transferase gives MYKFRNFPPINALINDKSLDVYPLYLKNYFAKLVVSNCKKQLSKNPNLEFSFETLSLKIKETIDEFLISQPKSLINATGVIIHTNLGRSIIDESAFDEIKNIICSYSNLEFNLQNGKRGSRYDAISANLKILFSCEDCLVVNNNASAVFLILNTLAKDYEVITSRSELVEIGGSFRVPEVINAAGVLLKEVGTTNKTHLKDYENAISANTKIILKTHRSNFAFKGFFEEVCLEQIHTLAKKKKIVSYYDLGSGWCENLNKTLAKNEPCVKDLLKHCDILSFSGDKLFGSTQAGIILGKKKYIQKLKKNQLLRMLRVDKITLALLNQTTKAYLQKEYEKIPTLKLLNDDIKTIEKKALFVKENIRIPCELKKSKSLVGGGSMPDKTLESMVLSFKGKALNLQENFRKNSVIGRIEKDEFVLDFRTILDKDLNQLIDIIKKVFHV, from the coding sequence ATGTACAAATTTAGAAATTTTCCCCCAATTAATGCTTTAATTAATGATAAAAGCTTAGATGTATATCCTTTATATTTAAAAAATTATTTTGCAAAATTAGTTGTTTCAAATTGTAAAAAGCAATTATCAAAAAATCCTAATTTAGAATTTTCTTTTGAAACTCTTAGTTTAAAAATCAAAGAAACAATAGATGAATTTTTAATTTCGCAACCAAAAAGTCTAATCAATGCAACAGGAGTAATCATACATACAAATTTAGGGCGTAGCATTATAGATGAAAGTGCTTTTGATGAGATAAAAAACATCATTTGTTCGTATTCTAATTTAGAATTTAATCTTCAAAATGGAAAAAGAGGTTCAAGATATGATGCAATTAGTGCAAATTTAAAGATATTATTTTCTTGTGAAGATTGCTTAGTGGTAAATAACAATGCTTCAGCGGTATTTTTAATTTTAAACACTCTAGCAAAAGATTACGAAGTAATTACCTCAAGAAGTGAATTAGTAGAAATTGGAGGGAGTTTTAGAGTACCTGAAGTAATCAACGCAGCAGGAGTTTTACTCAAAGAAGTTGGTACTACAAACAAAACCCACTTGAAAGATTATGAAAACGCCATCTCAGCTAATACCAAAATCATCTTAAAAACACATCGTTCTAATTTTGCTTTTAAGGGCTTTTTTGAAGAAGTTTGCTTAGAACAAATTCATACATTAGCAAAAAAGAAAAAAATAGTTTCTTATTATGATTTAGGTTCTGGTTGGTGTGAAAATTTAAACAAAACTTTGGCTAAAAATGAACCTTGCGTGAAAGATTTATTAAAACATTGTGATATTTTAAGTTTTAGCGGTGATAAACTTTTTGGATCAACCCAAGCTGGAATCATCCTTGGAAAGAAAAAATACATACAAAAACTCAAAAAAAATCAACTTTTAAGAATGCTAAGGGTTGATAAAATTACCCTAGCTTTGTTAAATCAAACTACAAAAGCTTATTTGCAAAAAGAATATGAAAAAATTCCTACCTTAAAACTTTTAAATGATGATATAAAAACCATAGAAAAAAAAGCATTATTTGTAAAAGAAAATATCCGCATACCTTGCGAACTTAAAAAATCAAAAAGCTTAGTAGGTGGTGGATCTATGCCTGATAAGACTTTAGAAAGCATGGTTTTAAGCTTCAAAGGAAAAGCTTTAAATTTGCAAGAAAATTTTAGAAAAAATAGCGTGATTGGACGTATTGAAAAAGATGAATTTGTATTAGATTTTCGGACTATTTTAGATAAGGATTTAAACCAACTAATTGATATTATAAAAAAGGTTTTTCATGTATAG
- the selB gene encoding selenocysteine-specific translation elongation factor yields MYSIIIGTAGHIDHGKTSLIKALNGFDGDDLKEEQEKKITINLSFSNLKNKDVNISFIDVPGHENLIKTMISGAFGFRICMFVVDINEGLKAQSIEHLKILEFLGVKDLILVLTKIDLCENINQNQQILLDELKKYKINILKIFPTSIYKQESINTLKTYLLNLTPKKSDEDCIFRYFIDRIFSLKGIGTIVTGSLNEGKISKNEKIYCLETQKDIIVKNIQVHDESVDEISAYNRVALSLNSNYQDLKKGYILTKKGFFKSFTNIDVVIFSKSIKHKSELEFCTGSKKINAKIYIIKEFEDKIYASLEFEKALALCFNDKFILLQNGRVKSGGVVLNPVSEPLKKEMKIKFLHLLEQQKIIQVFEFLKDIHKFGFGLLSSYQRFKVSHQQALKLAKDLSDIFVDEQALNVYNLNSKQEIKQFIQFIFSKNPNALISAHSISLRLTWASENFCAFILKQMDEILDFKEGVYFLKGQNFEKLKETNYCEIYEILKTEGIRPTAPYNLYERLGLDRKNGDLIFKKLSKENKIIRLAHNIFIEKEALNSLMDEFLLLLKTQNLDVNFVKNHFNISRKYAIAYLEYLDKNFKQVTKVDEKRILKY; encoded by the coding sequence ATGTATAGTATCATCATAGGAACTGCTGGACATATTGATCATGGTAAAACCTCGCTCATTAAAGCTTTAAATGGCTTTGATGGAGATGATTTAAAAGAAGAGCAAGAAAAAAAGATCACAATTAATCTTAGTTTTTCAAATTTAAAAAATAAAGATGTAAATATTTCTTTTATAGATGTTCCTGGTCATGAAAATTTGATTAAAACTATGATTAGCGGTGCTTTTGGTTTTAGAATATGTATGTTTGTAGTAGATATTAATGAAGGCTTAAAAGCTCAAAGCATAGAGCATTTAAAAATTTTAGAATTTTTAGGAGTAAAAGATCTTATACTTGTTTTAACTAAAATAGATTTATGTGAAAATATCAATCAAAACCAACAAATACTCCTAGATGAGCTAAAAAAATACAAAATTAATATTTTAAAAATTTTTCCAACTAGCATTTATAAACAAGAAAGTATTAATACTTTAAAAACTTATCTTTTAAACTTAACTCCTAAAAAAAGTGATGAAGATTGTATCTTTAGATATTTTATCGATAGAATTTTTTCTTTAAAAGGTATAGGCACCATAGTAACTGGTAGTTTAAATGAAGGTAAAATCAGTAAAAATGAAAAAATATATTGTCTTGAAACTCAAAAAGACATCATAGTTAAAAATATACAAGTTCATGATGAAAGTGTGGATGAAATTAGTGCTTATAACCGCGTGGCTTTGAGTTTAAATTCAAACTATCAAGATTTAAAAAAAGGTTATATTTTAACCAAAAAAGGATTTTTTAAAAGTTTTACAAATATTGATGTGGTAATTTTTTCTAAATCAATCAAACACAAAAGCGAATTAGAATTTTGCACAGGAAGTAAAAAGATCAATGCTAAAATTTATATTATTAAAGAATTTGAAGATAAAATCTATGCAAGTTTGGAATTTGAAAAAGCTTTGGCTTTGTGTTTTAATGATAAATTTATTTTACTTCAAAATGGGCGTGTAAAAAGTGGCGGGGTTGTGTTAAATCCTGTAAGCGAACCTTTAAAAAAAGAAATGAAGATTAAATTTTTACATCTTTTAGAACAGCAAAAAATCATACAAGTATTTGAATTTTTAAAAGATATTCACAAATTTGGCTTTGGCTTATTATCAAGCTATCAACGCTTTAAAGTATCTCACCAACAAGCTTTAAAATTAGCTAAAGATTTGAGTGATATTTTTGTAGATGAGCAAGCTTTAAATGTTTATAATCTAAACTCTAAACAAGAAATTAAACAATTTATACAATTTATATTTTCTAAAAATCCCAATGCTTTAATATCAGCTCATTCTATATCTTTAAGATTAACTTGGGCAAGTGAAAATTTTTGTGCATTTATCTTAAAACAGATGGATGAAATTTTAGATTTTAAAGAAGGGGTGTATTTTTTAAAAGGGCAAAATTTTGAAAAATTAAAAGAAACAAATTATTGTGAAATTTATGAGATTTTAAAAACAGAAGGCATTAGACCTACTGCTCCTTATAATCTTTATGAAAGATTGGGTTTAGATAGAAAAAATGGAGATTTGATATTTAAAAAACTCAGCAAAGAAAATAAAATCATAAGATTAGCTCATAATATCTTCATAGAAAAAGAAGCTTTAAATTCTTTAATGGATGAATTTTTATTGCTTTTAAAAACGCAAAATTTAGATGTTAATTTTGTAAAAAATCATTTTAACATCTCAAGAAAATATGCTATTGCTTATTTGGAATATTTAGATAAAAATTTCAAACAAGTGACAAAAGTAGATGAAAAAAGAATACTTAAGTATTAA
- a CDS encoding thioredoxin fold domain-containing protein: MKKSLALLALTSSLFAANNDEIINFFKKNPNLNDAKITIVEREKIQNSDFEAVIVNFEIAGKNLQEIVFTQGNFITTELVDIKKGEFYSQVFQAKLMEKQQAEFSKKALVELKKEKMFVSLGDKNKPLLYVFSDPECPYCRIHLDKIEDTLKTHQVKFILTPIHDTSAFEKSALIYKESKDAKDDAQKIAIMRKYYDKDIKDYKKPSQAEVKAVRDNFEKYSKLGLRAVPTIIDAQK; encoded by the coding sequence ATGAAAAAATCTTTAGCCTTATTAGCTCTAACTAGCTCTTTATTTGCGGCAAATAATGATGAAATAATTAATTTTTTTAAGAAAAATCCTAATTTAAATGATGCAAAAATAACCATAGTAGAAAGAGAAAAAATTCAAAATAGTGATTTTGAAGCAGTAATTGTAAATTTTGAAATTGCAGGTAAAAATCTTCAAGAAATAGTCTTTACTCAAGGAAATTTTATCACTACTGAATTAGTAGATATTAAAAAAGGAGAATTTTATTCTCAAGTATTCCAAGCAAAACTTATGGAAAAACAACAAGCTGAATTTTCAAAAAAAGCTTTAGTGGAATTAAAAAAAGAAAAAATGTTTGTTTCCTTAGGCGATAAAAACAAACCTTTACTTTATGTATTTAGTGATCCAGAGTGTCCATATTGTAGAATTCATTTAGATAAAATCGAAGATACTTTAAAAACTCATCAGGTTAAATTTATACTCACTCCAATCCACGATACTAGTGCATTTGAAAAATCAGCTTTAATTTACAAAGAAAGTAAAGATGCCAAAGATGATGCACAAAAAATCGCCATAATGAGAAAATACTACGATAAAGACATTAAAGATTATAAAAAACCAAGCCAAGCTGAAGTAAAAGCTGTAAGAGATAATTTTGAAAAATACTCTAAACTTGGTCTTCGCGCAGTTCCTACTATAATCGATGCTCAAAAATAG
- a CDS encoding 6-amino-6-deoxyfutalosine synthase, translated as MIFGKIDYLNLLPLHIYLKKMPLPTYVKKTTEYKKGVPAKLNKHLYYRRVDAAIISSIESRLKKYKTLNIGICANKKVKSVLVKKNTQNKDDTSSATSNALAKVLRQNGEVIIGDRALKLYLQNPNDYIDLCKLWHEKTNLPFVFARFSCVKNFSSYKKIMNQFVKSKIFIPQYILINYSNSRKLSQSDIKDYLRLIYYKIDTKEQLALKKFLFSVKNKKSL; from the coding sequence ATGATTTTTGGGAAGATTGATTATTTAAATTTACTTCCTTTGCATATTTATCTTAAAAAAATGCCATTGCCTACTTATGTAAAAAAAACTACAGAGTATAAAAAAGGCGTTCCTGCTAAACTCAATAAGCATTTATATTATAGACGCGTTGATGCTGCGATTATTTCAAGCATAGAAAGTCGTTTAAAAAAATACAAAACTTTAAATATAGGAATTTGTGCAAATAAAAAGGTTAAAAGTGTTTTGGTGAAAAAAAATACTCAAAACAAAGATGATACGAGCTCGGCTACTTCTAATGCACTAGCAAAAGTTTTAAGACAAAATGGCGAAGTTATTATTGGAGATAGAGCTTTAAAGCTTTATTTGCAAAATCCAAATGATTATATTGATTTATGTAAATTATGGCATGAAAAAACAAATTTACCTTTTGTATTTGCTAGATTTTCTTGTGTGAAAAATTTTTCAAGTTATAAAAAAATAATGAATCAATTTGTTAAAAGTAAAATTTTTATACCCCAATATATTTTGATCAATTATTCTAACTCAAGAAAGCTTTCTCAAAGCGATATTAAGGATTACTTGCGGTTAATTTATTATAAAATTGATACTAAAGAGCAATTAGCATTGAAGAAATTTTTATTTAGCGTTAAAAATAAAAAAAGCTTATAA
- the upp gene encoding uracil phosphoribosyltransferase, whose protein sequence is MNNINLVSHPLIEHKLAILRDKNTKPFHFRMLIDEITSYLLYESTKDLTLKEVSINTPIIKTKAKKINQKIMICPILRAALGMLDSVFKLIPDASVGFLGFARDEQTLESKLYFQKLPKDASSRVAIIIDPMFATGSTAINACDLLKKYGVKDIKFISLVASPIGLENFNKFHKDVKIYVASIDECLNENGYIVPGLGDAGDRVFNTL, encoded by the coding sequence ATGAATAATATAAATTTAGTTTCACATCCTTTAATAGAGCATAAATTAGCTATATTAAGGGATAAAAACACTAAGCCTTTTCATTTTAGAATGTTAATAGATGAAATAACTTCTTATTTATTATATGAATCTACAAAAGATTTAACCTTAAAAGAAGTAAGTATTAATACTCCTATAATTAAAACTAAGGCTAAAAAAATCAATCAAAAAATAATGATTTGTCCTATACTAAGAGCAGCTTTGGGAATGCTTGATAGTGTGTTTAAGCTTATACCTGATGCAAGTGTGGGTTTTTTAGGCTTTGCTAGAGATGAGCAAACTTTAGAAAGTAAGCTTTATTTTCAAAAATTACCTAAAGATGCTAGTTCAAGAGTAGCTATAATTATAGATCCTATGTTTGCAACAGGCTCTACGGCTATAAATGCTTGTGATCTTTTAAAAAAATATGGGGTTAAAGATATAAAATTCATAAGTTTAGTAGCTTCTCCAATAGGACTTGAAAATTTTAATAAATTTCATAAAGATGTAAAAATTTATGTAGCTAGCATAGATGAGTGTTTAAATGAAAATGGATACATAGTCCCAGGTCTTGGTGATGCTGGTGATAGGGTGTTTAATACTTTATGA
- a CDS encoding malate oxidoreductase, whose translation MDLKEEALRYHIGGKIDVIARKPMDSAHDLSLAYSPGVAQPCLEIAKDKELAYKYTAKSNLVAIVSDGSAVLGLGNIGPSASKPVMEGKACLFKKFANVNAYDLEIDVHSVDEIVTFCKTIAPTFGGINLEDISAPKCFEIEAALQDLGIPVMHDDQHGTAIISTAGLINAMEISGKKFEDIKVVVSGAGAAGIASARMYRNLGVKNIILVDSKGVVNTQRNDLNKYKLEFVSDTKAMTLQEALKDADVFLGLSAPKILNDEMILSMAKDPVIFALANPIPEVMPEDVKRVRSDAIVGTGRSDYPNQINNVLGFPFIFRGALDVRATKITENMKVAAAKALADLAKLEITDEVKQAYSVEELKFGRDYVIPKPFDSRVKALVSTAVAAAAFKDGVAKIKEFNEKKYFESLKNE comes from the coding sequence ATGGATTTAAAAGAAGAAGCCTTAAGATATCACATAGGAGGTAAAATCGATGTGATAGCTCGCAAACCTATGGATAGTGCTCATGATTTATCATTAGCTTATTCTCCTGGGGTTGCACAACCATGCTTAGAGATAGCAAAAGATAAAGAACTAGCATATAAATACACAGCAAAATCAAATTTAGTAGCCATAGTGAGCGATGGAAGTGCGGTTTTAGGACTTGGTAATATAGGTCCTAGTGCTAGTAAGCCTGTTATGGAAGGAAAAGCGTGCTTATTTAAAAAATTTGCTAATGTAAATGCCTATGATTTAGAAATAGATGTACATAGCGTTGATGAGATTGTTACTTTTTGTAAAACTATAGCTCCTACTTTTGGTGGGATAAATTTAGAAGATATATCTGCTCCAAAATGTTTTGAGATAGAAGCAGCTTTGCAAGATCTTGGAATTCCTGTAATGCATGATGATCAGCATGGAACTGCTATTATTTCTACAGCAGGACTTATAAATGCTATGGAAATTAGTGGTAAAAAATTTGAAGATATTAAAGTTGTAGTTAGTGGGGCAGGTGCAGCAGGTATTGCAAGTGCTAGAATGTATAGAAATTTAGGTGTAAAAAATATTATTTTGGTAGATAGCAAAGGTGTTGTTAATACCCAAAGAAATGATTTAAATAAATATAAATTAGAATTTGTCAGCGATACTAAAGCAATGACTTTACAAGAAGCATTAAAAGATGCTGATGTATTTTTAGGACTTAGTGCTCCAAAAATTTTAAATGATGAGATGATTTTATCTATGGCAAAAGATCCTGTGATTTTTGCACTAGCTAATCCTATCCCAGAAGTTATGCCTGAAGATGTAAAAAGAGTAAGAAGCGATGCTATAGTAGGAACTGGTAGAAGTGATTATCCAAATCAAATCAATAATGTTTTAGGTTTTCCTTTTATTTTTAGAGGGGCTTTGGATGTTAGAGCTACAAAAATTACAGAAAATATGAAAGTTGCGGCAGCTAAAGCTTTAGCAGATTTAGCTAAACTTGAAATTACTGATGAGGTTAAGCAAGCTTATAGTGTAGAAGAATTAAAATTTGGTAGAGATTATGTTATACCAAAACCTTTTGATAGTAGAGTAAAAGCCTTAGTTAGTACAGCAGTTGCAGCTGCTGCATTTAAAGATGGAGTAGCAAAAATCAAAGAATTTAATGAGAAAAAGTATTTTGAAAGTTTAAAAAATGAATAA